One part of the Podarcis muralis chromosome 3, rPodMur119.hap1.1, whole genome shotgun sequence genome encodes these proteins:
- the NHSL1 gene encoding NHS-like protein 1 isoform X7 — protein sequence MVVFINTKLKSLIKFFKKKTVSNLDEESRWTVHYTAPWHQQENVFLPTSRPPCVEDLHRQAKLNLKSVLRECDKLRRDGYRSSQYYSQGPTFSSSSSAICGSHHDDYEEIEQKCSTPSPEEEKLISIKRPKTPVSNEFSDINTQTNWTKSLPLPTPEEKMRQQAQAVQTDVIPINVTGENFDRQASIRRSLIYTDTVVRRPKKVKRRKTITGVPDNIQRELVGTGKNDFRGHSLCVPDHYSTLGRLDSYLSSMQQSDTKDSGCQTEEVKVVPPSVRRIRAQKGQGIAAQMSQLSSSSGNMSVMSDSAGVVFASRLNNDLGFHSLPRSGARVSLQFLERRHSLSKSTEDGALSHQISKLQVDDSIDHMRNNSRTGMLQRPKSQEVKGSESDQTESLACMVSPHSMYSTSIIPNATLSSSSEVIVIHTTQSAGAMDSKITHPSSYTKPRDNLVVNSMVGTKDQQHSSSGTWSETSSTHHSRSSGTAVSSNAAMVLSLGDSGVSLTGAGAVENAPQSVTYSSRNNLSFPTHSQDSDSRSESNYSVDKTQSQVQNSTEHCGLKHSGKEEVLLHKLNCATPGCSTPVSNLSTSSLERVSAKEDSSSLYSVDHDGYYTSMHMDSGLKSGKTCNSNNGFGNPRHSVINVFDGTEKKSLGDLSNYSDKSLSRSISFKKAKKPPLPPSRTDSLRRIPKKKTQSNGQVLDDMLIASLQHSLQLNLKCKNGSSPSQSPCSDYDDPWVLRSRSQSSVSASSSMMSGTGLNMYSICTVTPSQSETSSIRSEYADQWGYYSDCPGMPEDQLKSPVVHSANAGPRLNDYNVSRLNDGSRASTPQVPSGLAKPKTTSPEKPHRVTSPSSGYSSQSNTPTAVTPVPVIQKSMSTGNGKPKMKPKVPERKSSLLSSVSVSSSSTSLSSNTSAEGSGSVKKSDSGPSFPLVSSPDSSEYLLPPPPPPSTDVMDLPPPPGSPNFPPPPPEAVINISFSQSIPWFNYLPQDPSLDHFSPSSPPVPSPPLPPPVPSSVPPPAPPLDPKLTKGAYKNAPCSFKKYNQEGSSHSTIKRASLKKEDPARPSMPLVTTQALQMVQLRSVKKTVVSEVEQPGESTSDINSQEKSTDVLSGQLPIKPGVTVGHCDSLEEGEVKPHGAFDNTFVYSPNQRSYPGLCGNYELSSGTMPGNAGSLANSFASDLPPASVEEAAQGFCSDLASSSLEGQPGCLNKPQGVSPNKKPPPVSKKPKLFLIVPPPQPDVTAEKIAGVGETVRIAPGDAAIAQYSQAEDYPTDGLCSYEMDSGSLVPEGGAAGSTSCETLEASVSALQPKQEEQPSLCERSSSNRIGDSVSRGDGHASQGDESADGFESDAANSFLLQSPSYGEDSEVVAVPTRPRTTEDLFAAIHRSKRKVLGRKDSEDDHTRNHSPSPPVTPTGASPNLASLKQAGSIQRNIRKSSTSNDNFKALLLKKGSRSDTNSRMSAAEMLKNTDPRFQRAKADSSWDPTDSSTSCSPTKSRRAQEEWAKSEGLMPRSLSFSSARYGRSRTPPSAASSKYNVRNRIQSSPMTVISEGDVEPFEPAESRTCRSLDEEQFDVFDSDEMDINEDVGSSENSTTHPDLITG from the exons TGTTCGACCCCTTCTCCTGAGGAGGAGAAGCTCATTAGCATCAAGAGACCCAAAACACCAGTTTCAAATGAATTCTCTGATATCAACACTCAAACAAATTGGACCAAATCACTTCCATTGCCAACCCCGGAGGAGAAAATGCGACAACAGGCTCAAGCAGTCCAAACTGATGTTATACCTATTAACGTAACTG GGGAGAATTTTGACCGCCAAGCCAGCATACGGAGGTCTCTAATTTACACAGATACTGTGGTAAGGCGGCCGAAGAAAGTGAAAAGGAGAAAGACTATTACAGGAGTCCCTGACAACATCCAAAGAGAGCTAG TTGGCACTGGTAAAAACGACTTCCGTGGCCATTCATTATGCGTCCCTGACCACTATTCCACACTAGGAAGGCTTGATAGCTATCTCTCTTCCATGCAGCAGTCTGACACCAAGGACTCCGGCTGTCAGACGGAGGAAGTCAAAGTGGTGCCACCTTCAGTCAGGCGAATACGTGCCCAGAAAGGTCAAGGAATTGCAGCCCAGATGTCACAGTTGTCCAGTTCTTCTGGAAACATGTCTGTGATGAGTGATTCCGCTGGGGTTGTGTTTGCCTCCCGCCTAAACAATGACCTGGGTTTTCATAGTCTACCTCGGTCTGGGGCAAGGGTGTCCCTACAGTTCCTGGAACGTAGACATAGCCTGTCTAAGTCAACAGAAGATGGAGCACTGTCACACCAGATAAGCAAACTGCAAGTGGATGATAGCATAGACCACATGAGGAACAACAGTAGGACAGGTATGCTTCAAAGGCCAAAGTCCCAAGAGGTAAAGGGCTCTGAGAGTGACCAAACAGAAAGTCTAGCATGCATGGTCTCTCCACATAGTATGTATTCAACCAGCATTATACCAAATGCAACCCTATCATCCTCTTCAGAGGTTATTGTGATTCACACCACACAGAGTGCGGGCGCGATGGATAGTAAAATCACCCACCCTTCTTCATATACAAAACCTAGAGACAATCTTGTTGTCAACAGCATGGTAGGCACAAAAGATCAACAGCATTCCTCTAGTGGGACCTGGAGCGAGACCAGTTCAACACATCACTCGCGTTCCTCAGGCACTGCTGTTTCATCAAATGCTGCAATGGTGCTCAGTCTTGGAGATTCAGGAGTCTCTCTCACCGGTGCAGGAGCTGTGGAAAATGCCCCTCAAAGTGTGACCTACAGCAGTAGGAATAATCTCAGTTTTCCAACGCACTCTCAGGACAGTGACAGTAGGAGTGAATCAAATTACTCTGTTGACAAAACACAGAGCCAGGTTCAGAACAGCACAGAACACTGTGGTTTGAAGCACTCTGGAAAGGAAGAGGTGTTGTTACACAAACTAAACTGTGCCACTCCAGGCTGCTCCACGCCTGTGAGCAACTTGAGtaccagcagccttgaaagagTCTCTGCCAAAGAAGACTCAAGCTCTTTATATTCTGTGGACCATGATGGCTATTACACTTCCATGCACATGGACTCGGGACTCAAGTCTGGCAAAACTTGCAATAGCAATAACGGCTTTGGAAACCCCAGGCACAGTGTCATTAATGTGTTTGATGGCACCGAGAAGAAATCTCTGGGAGACTTGTCAAATTACAGCGACAAATCCCTCTCACGAAGCATATCCTTTAAAAAGGCAAAGAAACCGCCTCTGCCGCCATCCCGAACAGACTCTCTTAGAAGGATCCCCAAGAAGAAAACTCAGTCCAATGGGCAGGTATTGGATGACATGTTGATTGCTAGCCTCCAACACTCCCTACAGTTGAACCTCAAGTGCAAAAATGGCAGCTCACCATCTCAAAGCCCCTGCAGTGATTATGATGACCCTTGGGTGCTACGCTCTCGTAGTCAGAGCTCGGTGAGCGCCAGTAGCAGCATGATGTCTGGAACAGGCCTGAACATGTACTCCATCTGCACTGTCACACCCTCCCAGAGTGAGACAAGCAGCATCAGGTCAGAGTATGCTGACCAGTGGGGCTACTACAGCGATTGTCCTGGGATGCCGGAGGATCAGCTGAAATCCCCAGTAGTTCATTCGGCTAATGCTGGACCCAGGCTAAATGATTATAACGTCAGCCGCCTTAACGATGGGTCAAGGGCTTCTACACCACAGGTGCCCAGCGGGTTGGCCAAACCAAAGACCACTTCTCCAGAAAAGCCACATAGGGTTACATCACCATCTAGTGGGTATTCTAGCCAATCCAACACACCCACAGCAGTTACACCAGTGCCTGTCATTCAGAAATCTATGTCAACAGGAAACGGGAAACCCAAGATGAAACCTAAAGTGCCTGAAAGAAAGTCATCCCTTCTGTCTTCAGTTTCAGTGTCTTCCTCCTCCACATCCCTCTCTTCTAATACATCTGCTGAAGGGAGTGGGAGTGTGAAGAAATCTGACTCTGGCCCAAGCTTCCCTCTGGTTTCGTCTCCAGACTCTTCTGAGTAccttcttccaccaccaccacctccctcaACAGATGTTATGGATCTGCCGCCTCCCCCTGGATCTCCCAACTTCCCACCGCCTCCACCAGAAGCGGTTATAAACATATCGTTTTCTCAAAGTATCCCATGGTTTAATTACCTACCGCAAGACCCTTCGTTGGATCATTTCTCTCCCTCGTCACCTCCTGTGCCATCTcctccccttccacctcctgtcccttCTTCAGTTCCTCCACCAGCACCCCCCTTGGACCCCAAACTCACAAAAGGTGCATATAAAAATGCACCATGTTCTTTCAAGAAATATAATCAGGAAGGTTCTTCTCACAGTACAATAAAGAGAGCTTCCTTGAAAAAGGAGGATCCCGCCAGGCCTTCAATGCCTCTAGTAACCACCCAAGCACTGCAAATGGTACAGCTGAGGTCCGTGAAGAAAACTGTGGTGTCAGAGGTTGAACAGCCAGGTGAATCTACTTCTGACATAAATTCTCAGGAAAAATCAACTGATGTGCTTTCAGGACAGCTGCCTATAAAACCAGGTGTAACAGTAGGACACTGCGACAGCCTGGAAGAAGGTGAAGTGAAACCCCATGGTGCTTTTGACAATACCTTTGTTTACAGTCCTAATCAGAGATCTTATCCAGGACTCTGTGGTAACTATGAACTTTCGAGTGGTACAATGCCTGGAAATGCAGGCAGTCTAGCTAATTCCTTTGCCAGTGATTTACCACCAGCCAGTGTTGAAGAAGCAGCACAGGGTTTTTGCTCTGATCTTGCAAGCTCATCTCTTGAGGGACAGCCAGGATGTCTCAACAAGCCTCAGGGTGTATCGCCAAACAAGAAGCCGCCACCTgtttcaaagaaacccaaactgTTCCTGATTGTGCCACCCCCACAACCCGATGTTACAGCAGAAAAAATAGCTGGAGTGGGTGAAACAGTCAGAATCGCTCCAGGGGATGCTGCCATTGCACAGTACAGCCAGGCTGAGGATTATCCTACAGATGGACTCTGCTCCTATGAAATGGACTCTGGCAGCCTGGTTCCAGAAGGAGGAGCTGCAGGTTCCACCTCCTGTGAGACACTGGAAGCCAGCGTTTCTGCGCTGCAGCCCAAGCAGGAGGAGCAGCCTTCCTTGTGCGAACGAAGCAGTTCCAACAGAATTGGAGACAGTGTCTCTAGAGGAGACGGGCATGCATCTCAAGGGGATGAAAGTG CTGATGGGTTTGAATCAGATGCAGCAAACAGCTTTTTACTGCAAAGCCCTAGTTATGGAGAAGACAGTGAGGTGGTGGCAGTGCCAACCAGACCAAGGACTACTGAGGATCTTTTTGCAGCCATTCACAG ATCCAAAAGGAAAGTCCTTGGCCGCAAAGACTCTGAGGATGATCATACCCGAAATCATTCGCCATCACCCCCTGTTACACCCACTGGTGCTTCTCCAAATCTGGCTTCCCTTAAACAGGCAGGATCAATTCAAAGAAATATTCGCAAAAGTAGCACCAGCAATGACAACTTCAAGGCACTACTGCTTAAAAAAGGGAGCCGTTCAGATACCAATTCTCGCATGTCAGCAGCAGAGATGCTAAAAAACACAGACCCAAGGTTTCAAAGAGCCAAGGCGGATTCTTCCTGGGACCCCACTGACAGTAGCACAAGTTGTTCTCCTACCAAGAGCAGACGGGCCCAGGAAGAATGGGCCAAGAGCGAAGGCCTGATGCCAAGAAGTCTGTCCTTTTCCAGCGCCAGGTACGGCAGGTCTCGAACCCCCCCATCTGCTGCAAGTAGCAAATACAATGTTCGAAACAGGATCCAGAGTAGCCCTATGACTGTTATCAGCGAGGGAGATGTGGAACCATTTGAACCTGCAGAAAGCAGAACTTGTAGGTCTTTAGACGAGGAACAATTTGATGTGTTTGACAGTGATGAAATGGACATTAATGAAGATGTGGGCTCCAGTGAGAACAGTACAACTCACCCAGACTTGATAACTGGTTGA